One genomic window of Methanosalsum zhilinae DSM 4017 includes the following:
- a CDS encoding hydantoinase/oxoprolinase family protein: MSLGLGIDTGGTYTDSVIMDISSGSILDSNKSLTTYPDLITGIQNSIDGLDTRLLEKVTNVSVSTTLATNTTLEGKGYPAAMILIGYSIPKGLPTQHVISVKGGHDADGYEIDDLDDPEVIKDFVMYCKNKVAAFAVSSYFGVRNPDHELKVKKIIQDLTDMPVVCGHELSQGLGAYERSVTALLNAQLIPVTNQFIQSILSVMKERHISANLMMMKCDGSLVKIEEALEKPVESIFSGPAASLVGAAHLTKLDTCMTVDVGGTSTDISSLSEGIPIISDSGAVVGGWSTMVKAIKMNTSAMGGDSHVWVQWKPSIGPGRVIPLCYVASQHPEVVDKLEKIKEDRKISERIMDRIIQPVSFFVRSESDPRTLERLNDNEKEILDALSDEPLSIKEIAGITGHHPLMFGNILESLIQKRHISHIGFTPTDALHVLQDYEKWNSEASHLGAEILAEYVKMDKLSFCTHVKKKVAFNIAQNLVSFVAEDVKKEEIEKLMQNSENLRFRLNVPVVLIGAPVEAFLEELKSVIDGEITVPEYYDVGNAVGALVGNIIHRSDVLIRPSAAGSSQYSVFCEAGKMVFDEYGQAVDYGIKFINDSMAEYMNSYGLSMDRIQFDLKRDDIKSETGSVIETRLTGVGIGSPRRSDNEWVKRWNESTGPNEQHGCSSPECAGKDRD; encoded by the coding sequence ACCCTGACCTAATTACAGGGATACAGAATTCAATTGACGGGCTTGACACCAGGCTTCTGGAAAAGGTTACAAACGTTTCCGTTTCCACCACACTGGCAACAAATACCACACTTGAAGGAAAAGGTTATCCTGCTGCAATGATTCTGATTGGATACTCAATTCCAAAAGGTCTTCCAACACAGCATGTGATATCTGTAAAAGGAGGGCATGATGCAGATGGTTATGAGATCGATGATCTGGATGATCCTGAAGTAATCAAAGATTTTGTAATGTACTGTAAGAACAAGGTTGCTGCATTTGCAGTCTCGTCGTATTTTGGTGTACGAAATCCTGATCATGAACTGAAAGTAAAAAAGATAATACAGGATCTGACAGATATGCCAGTGGTCTGCGGGCATGAACTGTCACAGGGGTTGGGAGCTTATGAGAGATCAGTCACTGCACTGTTAAATGCCCAGCTTATACCGGTAACAAACCAGTTTATACAATCAATACTTTCAGTGATGAAAGAAAGACATATCAGTGCAAACCTTATGATGATGAAATGTGATGGTTCGCTGGTAAAGATAGAAGAGGCACTGGAAAAACCGGTCGAGTCCATATTCTCAGGTCCTGCTGCCAGTCTTGTAGGTGCAGCTCATCTAACAAAACTTGATACATGCATGACAGTTGATGTTGGTGGTACAAGCACTGATATATCCTCTTTATCAGAAGGAATCCCTATCATCAGTGACTCAGGTGCTGTTGTAGGCGGATGGAGTACAATGGTAAAGGCTATCAAGATGAATACATCTGCAATGGGAGGGGATAGTCATGTGTGGGTTCAGTGGAAGCCTTCAATCGGGCCCGGAAGAGTTATTCCTCTATGTTATGTAGCTTCGCAGCACCCGGAAGTTGTGGACAAGCTTGAAAAAATAAAAGAGGATCGAAAGATTTCTGAAAGGATTATGGACCGTATCATACAACCTGTGTCTTTTTTTGTCCGCAGTGAATCTGATCCCAGAACTCTGGAACGGTTAAACGATAATGAAAAAGAGATACTTGATGCACTTTCAGATGAACCCTTATCCATCAAAGAAATAGCCGGGATTACAGGGCACCATCCTCTGATGTTTGGTAATATCCTGGAGTCACTGATACAGAAAAGGCATATTAGCCATATAGGATTTACTCCAACAGATGCACTTCATGTACTGCAGGACTATGAAAAATGGAATTCAGAGGCTTCACATCTGGGCGCAGAGATTCTGGCAGAATATGTGAAGATGGATAAACTATCTTTCTGCACACATGTAAAGAAGAAAGTCGCCTTTAATATTGCACAGAACCTTGTTTCCTTTGTTGCGGAGGATGTGAAGAAAGAGGAAATTGAGAAATTGATGCAGAACTCCGAGAATCTCAGGTTCAGGTTAAATGTACCGGTTGTGTTGATCGGGGCACCAGTCGAGGCTTTTCTGGAAGAGCTGAAAAGTGTTATTGATGGAGAAATCACTGTTCCTGAATATTATGATGTTGGAAACGCTGTAGGTGCACTTGTAGGTAATATCATCCACAGATCAGATGTTCTCATCAGGCCTTCAGCTGCAGGAAGCAGCCAATATTCAGTATTCTGTGAAGCAGGAAAAATGGTATTTGATGAATATGGCCAGGCAGTGGATTATGGTATAAAATTCATAAACGACAGTATGGCAGAATATATGAATAGCTATGGGCTCAGCATGGACAGAATACAGTTTGACCTGAAAAGGGATGATATAAAAAGTGAAACAGGTTCTGTCATTGAGACCAGATTAACAGGAGTTGGCATAGGATCACCAAGGAGGTCAGATAATGAATGGGTTAAACGCTGGAATGAATCCACAGGACCAAATGAGCAGCATGGATGCTCTAGCCCGGAGTGTGCGGGCAAAGATAGGGATTAA
- a CDS encoding TCP-1/cpn60 chaperonin family protein gives MNGLNAGMNPQDQMSSMDALARSVRAKIGINESVEDEELMHHVERACTEIYDLLVSSYGPRGMNKMIINPVNDVFLTSDGKTIMEEIDILHPVVTSLKDIAKSMDRACGDGTKTAVILAAGLIRNASMLIKRGVHPSTIIKGYRLALNKTYELLEHESFPAKSYEQMYAAVLSSTAGKGIDFIMADKLARNMMGIVENLDNMSEGGFLDLDENVSIIKKVGKPDIVSISGVILDERPARKDMPDTLDNPEILILKGDVSFKSAFLNSQHNIRMDSYETSVMFEKEQKRIVNDFTRKIVSSGAEAVFCEGDVDPLIESTLSRNRILLFKKLQPKDLLRLSKSTGATMMSIHDDDLCEGTGRAERVEVSKKCNEYFVFVRSHNRMISTILIWEPVRYGLEKIEEAADDALTNAAFILRNRMIVTGGGGIEFILSQMLRSYATTIEGKEQLAVEEYASALEDIPRILAKNAGMDVFDSMAQMSGYYNRGIDARIDTSGRVCENNPPIYDCASIKKLAIISATEAASNVLRIDRILAKS, from the coding sequence ATGAATGGGTTAAACGCTGGAATGAATCCACAGGACCAAATGAGCAGCATGGATGCTCTAGCCCGGAGTGTGCGGGCAAAGATAGGGATTAATGAGTCTGTAGAGGACGAGGAGCTGATGCATCATGTGGAAAGGGCATGTACAGAGATATATGATCTTCTTGTCTCATCCTATGGTCCCCGTGGCATGAATAAGATGATCATTAACCCTGTAAATGACGTATTTCTCACAAGCGACGGGAAAACAATAATGGAAGAGATTGATATACTGCATCCGGTAGTAACTTCCCTTAAGGATATTGCAAAATCAATGGACAGAGCATGCGGAGATGGTACCAAAACCGCAGTGATACTGGCTGCAGGTCTAATCCGGAATGCTTCTATGCTCATTAAAAGAGGTGTTCATCCATCAACCATAATCAAAGGATACAGACTTGCTCTGAACAAGACATATGAGCTTCTTGAACACGAAAGCTTTCCTGCAAAATCCTATGAACAGATGTATGCTGCTGTTCTAAGCTCGACTGCAGGTAAGGGTATAGATTTCATTATGGCAGACAAGCTTGCCAGAAACATGATGGGCATAGTAGAAAATCTTGATAATATGTCTGAGGGTGGATTCCTTGACCTTGATGAGAATGTGAGTATTATAAAGAAGGTAGGAAAACCTGATATTGTTTCTATATCTGGTGTAATACTTGATGAGAGACCTGCAAGAAAGGATATGCCAGATACTCTTGATAATCCTGAAATATTGATCTTAAAAGGCGATGTCAGTTTTAAGAGTGCTTTTTTGAATTCTCAGCACAATATCAGGATGGACAGTTATGAAACTTCAGTGATGTTTGAAAAAGAGCAGAAGAGAATTGTAAATGATTTTACCCGAAAAATCGTTTCCAGTGGTGCAGAAGCAGTTTTCTGTGAAGGCGATGTTGACCCTTTAATTGAATCCACCCTGTCCAGAAACAGGATTCTGCTATTTAAGAAACTTCAACCAAAAGACCTCCTGCGATTATCAAAATCTACAGGTGCAACAATGATGTCCATCCATGATGACGATTTGTGTGAAGGCACCGGCAGGGCTGAGAGAGTGGAGGTCTCAAAAAAGTGTAATGAGTATTTTGTGTTTGTCAGGTCTCATAACAGGATGATATCTACCATTCTTATCTGGGAACCTGTCAGATATGGCCTGGAAAAGATTGAGGAGGCTGCAGATGATGCTCTGACAAATGCAGCTTTCATTCTAAGAAACAGAATGATTGTAACAGGCGGAGGTGGAATCGAGTTCATATTATCCCAGATGCTTCGAAGCTATGCCACTACCATCGAGGGCAAGGAACAGCTGGCTGTGGAAGAGTATGCCTCTGCTCTTGAAGATATTCCAAGGATCCTGGCAAAAAACGCAGGTATGGATGTGTTCGATTCAATGGCACAGATGTCAGGATACTATAACAGGGGAATTGATGCAAGAATAGATACTTCAGGCAGAGTATGCGAGAATAACCCTCCGATATATGACTGTGCATCCATTAAGAAACTGGCAATTATCTCTGCTACTGAGGCTGCAAGCAATGTTCTAAGAATTGACCGGATTCTGGCAAAGAGTTAA
- the mtaA gene encoding methylcobamide:CoM methyltransferase MtaA: MNQKDRVLNALNLKSVDRVPVGSFTTTPVLELMEACGAFRPEADHDPEKMALLALSAHENCGFETARFPFDMTVLAEAVGCTIDPGTTSRTPAVIEGLKFDDPDDLNFIPDDLCKEGRIPQVLEAAYIVRKSLGDDGLTVAGHEGPVDLAANIVGMKEFLLLTLKNRPFVERLLDICADACIEYGNACIAAGADAVCVADAISSPGILPPNDFEELALPRYIRISSSLKGPGVLHVCGRVDLITDSITECGFDGISVEESVQDLRNLITTAHEKDVAVIGNVSASSTLYSGSEEDVNAETLEALDCDIDIIAPGCGIAPETPINNLKAMVKARDSYY; the protein is encoded by the coding sequence ATGAATCAAAAAGATCGGGTACTGAATGCACTGAACCTCAAAAGCGTGGATAGGGTCCCGGTTGGTTCATTTACTACAACTCCTGTGCTTGAACTTATGGAGGCATGCGGTGCATTCAGACCAGAGGCTGACCATGATCCTGAAAAAATGGCGCTGCTTGCGTTGTCGGCTCATGAAAACTGCGGATTTGAGACCGCCAGGTTTCCTTTTGATATGACCGTCCTTGCAGAGGCTGTGGGATGTACGATAGATCCGGGTACCACCAGCAGGACCCCAGCAGTTATTGAGGGGCTCAAATTTGATGATCCAGATGATCTGAATTTCATACCGGATGACCTTTGCAAAGAGGGCAGAATTCCGCAAGTACTTGAAGCTGCATATATTGTTCGAAAAAGTTTGGGGGATGATGGTTTGACAGTGGCAGGACATGAGGGACCTGTAGACCTTGCTGCAAATATTGTGGGTATGAAGGAATTTCTGCTGTTGACTCTCAAGAACAGGCCCTTTGTTGAGAGATTGCTGGATATATGTGCCGATGCATGTATCGAATACGGTAATGCCTGCATAGCTGCAGGAGCAGATGCTGTATGTGTGGCAGATGCAATTTCATCTCCTGGTATTCTTCCACCTAATGACTTTGAAGAACTTGCCCTTCCCAGATACATCCGTATTTCCAGCAGTCTTAAAGGTCCAGGAGTACTTCATGTATGTGGCAGAGTTGACCTGATCACTGATAGTATTACAGAATGTGGATTTGATGGGATCAGTGTAGAGGAGAGTGTTCAGGATCTGAGAAATCTTATCACAACAGCCCATGAAAAAGATGTGGCTGTAATTGGCAATGTATCTGCATCGTCAACCCTGTACTCTGGTAGTGAGGAGGATGTAAATGCAGAGACTCTAGAAGCCCTTGATTGCGATATTGATATAATTGCACCTGGGTGTGGCATTGCACCAGAGACACCGATAAATAACCTGAAGGCAATGGTGAAGGCCAGAGACAGTTATTATTAG
- a CDS encoding GTP-binding protein translates to MKIIMIGGIRGSGKTSLIRRLAGHFTARGLKVGIVVTELGEIEYNESSDEVFVKHSVSDCVSCTFRYDVVHALIDMFSTFTPDIVFIEIAGIAFPGRLEEDIEEHVDVAGLEVIPVIYMVDAAEFIPDTEKIPKFVIDQINSAAAACINRIDLVEGEKIEQIKYVLEKTRPSIHVFCFSLKLNKGDLDDLIQFLS, encoded by the coding sequence ATGAAAATTATTATGATCGGAGGTATCAGGGGTTCAGGTAAAACTTCTCTGATAAGAAGACTAGCTGGACATTTCACTGCCAGGGGGTTGAAAGTGGGAATTGTTGTTACTGAACTGGGTGAGATTGAATATAATGAGAGTTCAGATGAAGTATTCGTAAAGCATTCTGTGAGTGATTGTGTATCATGTACATTCCGATATGATGTGGTACATGCACTCATTGATATGTTCAGTACTTTTACTCCAGACATTGTTTTTATAGAAATTGCAGGCATTGCATTTCCTGGAAGGCTTGAAGAAGATATCGAAGAGCATGTGGATGTTGCAGGACTTGAGGTTATACCTGTGATATATATGGTGGATGCTGCTGAATTTATACCAGATACTGAAAAGATTCCAAAATTTGTTATAGATCAGATTAACAGTGCTGCTGCAGCCTGTATTAACAGGATCGATCTCGTTGAAGGTGAAAAAATTGAACAGATCAAATATGTACTGGAGAAAACCAGGCCTTCAATTCATGTTTTCTGCTTTTCTTTGAAATTAAATAAAGGAGATCTGGATGATCTTATACAGTTTTTAAGTTAA
- a CDS encoding ATP-binding protein — protein sequence MDQETEGPDRHESCMRFRMIFENCPTGMLYINRMGLVDDCNSKSLEILAVSRDDIVGSDPGSFLSGEQINEVIESILSSKVNYHESEYRTKNHDNPIPLKVYLSPLPDQELPSGVICVLEDISREKSIEEALLMDESRLEALLRLHQMTDATIQEITDFAREEAVRLTGSKLGYLAFLNETEDVLTMHSWSRVAMKICRIRDKPIEYPVGTTGLWGEAVRQRKPVITNDYREPNPLKKGYPKGHVELTRHMNVPVFDKDKIVLVAGVGNKDTDYDQSDVRQLTLLMQGMWTLLKHKKAEDALKKYSNKLSQVNKELWEANKELKSLNQLKNEFISNVSHELKTPLVSIRGYSEIMNGENLGPLNDKQKRAVETILRNSERLRRHVDSLMYISMEQMGKIRYSFDSINIEGIIDDAITDILPQIRDTGKDLKLEKNVSEDLPEIQGDAQKLTDLLTNLLSNSVKFTPDGGRISINVKQEGDELHIVVEDTGIGIPKEVIPDIFDRFYQIDSSTKRKFGGTGVGLYICKSIVEGHSGKIWVESDRGKGTSVHVKLPVKNRPEEKKQ from the coding sequence ATGGACCAGGAAACTGAAGGTCCTGATCGACATGAATCCTGCATGAGATTTCGTATGATCTTTGAAAACTGTCCCACTGGAATGCTCTATATTAACAGAATGGGACTGGTAGATGATTGCAATAGTAAATCTTTAGAAATACTTGCAGTCAGCAGAGATGATATTGTGGGTTCAGATCCTGGAAGTTTTCTGTCAGGGGAACAGATAAATGAGGTTATTGAATCAATCCTTTCTTCAAAGGTCAATTATCATGAATCTGAATACAGAACAAAGAATCATGATAATCCCATTCCCTTAAAAGTATATCTTAGTCCTCTTCCAGACCAGGAGTTGCCATCCGGGGTAATCTGTGTACTTGAAGATATTTCCAGGGAAAAAAGTATTGAAGAAGCTTTACTTATGGATGAGTCCAGACTGGAGGCGCTCCTTCGTCTACATCAGATGACAGATGCTACAATACAGGAGATAACTGATTTTGCCAGAGAGGAGGCTGTCAGGCTTACTGGAAGCAAACTGGGATATCTTGCCTTTTTGAATGAAACAGAAGATGTTCTTACAATGCATTCATGGTCAAGGGTTGCTATGAAAATATGCAGGATCAGAGACAAACCAATTGAATATCCGGTTGGGACCACTGGCCTCTGGGGTGAGGCGGTAAGGCAGAGAAAGCCTGTTATCACAAATGACTACAGGGAACCCAATCCACTTAAAAAAGGGTATCCAAAAGGTCATGTGGAACTTACCCGGCATATGAATGTACCTGTATTTGATAAGGATAAGATCGTCCTTGTCGCTGGTGTGGGAAATAAGGATACTGATTATGATCAGTCCGATGTTCGCCAGCTTACACTGTTGATGCAGGGTATGTGGACCTTACTCAAACACAAGAAAGCAGAGGATGCTCTGAAGAAATATTCAAATAAACTGTCACAGGTAAATAAAGAGCTATGGGAAGCAAATAAGGAACTTAAGTCCCTCAACCAGCTTAAAAACGAGTTCATATCCAATGTAAGCCATGAACTTAAAACACCTCTGGTTTCGATCAGGGGGTATAGTGAGATCATGAATGGAGAAAACCTTGGTCCGCTAAACGATAAACAAAAAAGGGCAGTTGAAACGATTTTAAGGAACAGTGAACGATTAAGGCGCCATGTTGATTCTCTTATGTATATAAGTATGGAACAGATGGGTAAGATCCGATACAGTTTTGATTCCATAAATATCGAGGGTATTATTGATGATGCAATAACTGATATCCTTCCTCAGATAAGAGATACCGGAAAAGATCTGAAACTTGAGAAGAACGTATCAGAGGATCTACCTGAGATTCAGGGAGATGCCCAGAAACTTACAGATCTGCTGACAAACCTGCTGAGCAATTCTGTTAAGTTTACTCCGGATGGTGGCAGGATATCAATTAATGTGAAGCAGGAGGGCGATGAACTTCACATAGTGGTTGAAGATACAGGTATTGGAATTCCAAAAGAGGTGATACCGGATATTTTTGATAGATTCTATCAGATTGATTCCTCAACAAAGAGAAAATTTGGGGGTACCGGAGTGGGATTGTATATATGCAAGAGCATTGTGGAAGGGCACAGTGGAAAGATATGGGTTGAAAGTGACAGAGGAAAGGGAACATCTGTTCATGTAAAACTGCCTGTAAAAAATAGGCCAGAAGAAAAAAAACAGTAA
- the xseB gene encoding exodeoxyribonuclease VII small subunit → MKSNKEEKNIDAEEVEMTFEEAMEKLELLVEQLECGRMSLDESLDTFEQGMKLASRCRKRLDNAERRIEQLINEGGKIKSEPFNSKEDKE, encoded by the coding sequence ATGAAATCCAATAAAGAAGAAAAAAACATTGATGCTGAAGAAGTTGAAATGACTTTTGAAGAAGCAATGGAAAAGCTGGAATTGCTGGTGGAACAGCTTGAGTGCGGGCGTATGAGCCTGGACGAGAGTCTGGACACTTTTGAGCAGGGAATGAAACTTGCCAGCAGATGCCGGAAACGTCTGGACAATGCTGAACGCAGGATAGAGCAACTCATTAATGAAGGTGGAAAAATAAAATCAGAACCATTTAATTCAAAAGAAGATAAAGAATAA
- the xseA gene encoding exodeoxyribonuclease VII large subunit, producing MGIFTVSELNQHVKNVLRSEPGLQQVWVRGEISNLTLHRSGHYYFTIKDSKAQISCVCFSSVSRKIKFQPEKSMSILAFGSIDLYTVRGQYQLQILDMRPDGIGELYQAFEQLKNRLEKEGLFEIEHKKPIPKYPSRIGIVTSPTGAAIHDILNVAQRRLPVDLLLAPALVQGERSASSVANAIEMLNNTDVDVIILGRGGGSLEDLWSFNEEIVARAIHDSNVPIVSAVGHETDYTIADFTADLRAPTPSAACEMVIPSSSELEKYIDSLIHRIIQSTDQKIKDHRTDLKYLHSRVQPEKFRDHVLQNYQKLDETASRMEYIISNLLRNKKSFLREYAGRLDAVSPLQTLARGYSITMDTEGNIIHSVNEVTEADDIEIMIHDGIIECSVRNITRTNKR from the coding sequence ATGGGAATATTTACTGTATCAGAACTGAACCAGCATGTTAAAAATGTGCTAAGATCCGAGCCTGGACTGCAGCAGGTCTGGGTCAGAGGTGAAATCTCAAACCTTACACTGCACAGAAGCGGTCATTATTATTTCACGATCAAAGATAGCAAGGCACAGATAAGCTGTGTATGCTTTAGCTCAGTTAGTCGAAAGATTAAATTTCAGCCAGAAAAATCCATGAGCATACTGGCATTTGGATCGATTGACCTGTATACTGTCCGCGGCCAGTATCAGTTGCAGATACTTGATATGAGGCCTGATGGAATAGGAGAACTGTATCAGGCTTTTGAACAGCTAAAAAACAGGCTTGAAAAGGAAGGACTATTTGAGATCGAACACAAAAAGCCGATACCAAAATATCCTTCGAGGATAGGGATTGTTACATCACCCACTGGAGCTGCAATACACGATATACTCAATGTGGCACAAAGGCGATTACCTGTAGATCTGCTCCTGGCGCCTGCCCTTGTACAGGGTGAAAGATCAGCCTCAAGTGTGGCAAATGCTATAGAAATGCTGAACAATACCGATGTAGATGTAATTATTTTAGGAAGAGGTGGAGGATCACTGGAAGATCTCTGGTCATTTAATGAAGAGATAGTTGCAAGAGCCATACATGACTCAAATGTGCCGATAGTTTCAGCAGTAGGCCATGAGACAGACTATACGATCGCTGATTTTACCGCAGATCTTAGAGCACCTACGCCCTCTGCTGCATGTGAAATGGTAATACCTTCAAGCTCAGAACTCGAAAAATACATAGATTCGTTGATCCACAGGATAATACAGTCCACAGATCAAAAGATCAAAGATCACAGGACCGATCTGAAATATCTCCATTCCAGAGTTCAGCCGGAGAAGTTCAGGGATCACGTACTTCAAAACTATCAGAAACTCGATGAAACGGCTTCACGAATGGAATACATTATTTCAAATCTGCTCCGCAACAAAAAATCTTTCCTGAGAGAATATGCCGGAAGACTTGATGCTGTAAGTCCACTCCAGACACTTGCAAGAGGATATAGTATAACCATGGACACTGAAGGCAATATAATACATTCCGTGAATGAGGTCACAGAAGCAGATGACATAGAAATTATGATTCATGACGGAATAATCGAATGCAGTGTCAGGAACATAACCAGAACAAATAAAAGATAA
- a CDS encoding right-handed parallel beta-helix repeat-containing protein — protein MLIQSRIMNKETTGSILKIGMIAFLMVMFMAVAASADVDSGSVEIVNESGANDIFDSIQAAINAAEDGDTIVVNEGTYKESLSITKEGLTIQGMDQDNVIIDASDKSGYAISVEASNVSLESFTLVGTGDQTHGYGIKVGPESNGILIYDISVKDSQRTAIDLHGVSDALVKDVHVFGVASGNGIAVTDSEDVVIDGAVTDSNAWGGIALYTSGNYVDAGIRNIAIINCLFSNEQNGIYLHDSADAGENAFVDISIIDNAFNNNSIQISTINKDKIPSYVSDINFNDLAEENTFDLSVVVLDEESKIKVPVIFSSIQDAIGAAEAGDTIEVSEGTYNDDLTIDKASLTIRSLSGPAETTIMGATVKVAADDVTIDGFTIDNEGGERVVGPGSTSNTTIKNNVLVNSMRGIQGDWYGIPADLTILNNVFKRSMGLLELRVCLIY, from the coding sequence ATGTTGATACAATCAAGAATAATGAATAAAGAGACTACTGGATCTATATTGAAAATAGGAATGATCGCATTTTTAATGGTAATGTTTATGGCAGTAGCTGCATCAGCAGATGTTGACAGCGGATCCGTTGAAATTGTGAACGAAAGTGGTGCGAATGATATATTTGATTCGATTCAGGCTGCCATTAATGCTGCAGAAGACGGAGACACTATTGTAGTGAATGAAGGAACTTATAAAGAATCCCTGAGTATAACTAAAGAAGGTTTAACCATACAGGGAATGGATCAGGATAACGTAATAATTGATGCCAGTGATAAATCAGGCTATGCGATATCTGTTGAAGCTTCAAATGTTAGTCTTGAATCATTTACTCTTGTTGGAACAGGTGATCAGACACATGGCTATGGAATCAAGGTAGGGCCTGAAAGCAATGGAATTCTAATATATGATATAAGTGTTAAAGACAGTCAGAGAACAGCCATTGACCTTCATGGAGTCAGTGATGCTCTGGTCAAGGATGTCCATGTTTTTGGTGTTGCTTCTGGAAATGGAATTGCAGTTACTGATTCTGAAGATGTTGTGATTGATGGAGCTGTAACCGATTCCAATGCATGGGGTGGTATTGCGCTTTACACAAGTGGAAATTACGTCGACGCCGGGATCCGTAATATAGCAATCATAAATTGTCTGTTCTCCAATGAACAGAATGGAATTTATCTTCATGACAGTGCAGATGCAGGTGAAAACGCATTCGTTGATATATCTATTATAGATAACGCCTTTAATAACAATAGTATTCAGATTTCAACAATAAATAAAGACAAAATTCCGTCGTATGTCAGTGACATCAATTTCAATGACCTGGCTGAAGAAAACACATTTGATCTTTCTGTTGTGGTTCTTGACGAAGAATCCAAAATAAAGGTTCCTGTAATCTTTAGCAGTATACAGGATGCAATTGGTGCTGCAGAAGCTGGAGATACTATTGAAGTTTCTGAAGGTACTTATAACGATGATTTAACTATTGATAAAGCCAGTCTTACCATAAGATCACTTTCAGGACCTGCTGAAACCACCATTATGGGTGCTACAGTTAAGGTTGCTGCTGATGATGTGACAATTGATGGTTTTACAATTGACAATGAAGGTGGAGAGCGTGTAGTCGGTCCTGGTAGTACCAGCAATACTACAATCAAAAACAATGTACTTGTTAATTCTATGCGAGGTATCCAGGGTGACTGGTATGGAATACCTGCAGACCTTACGATCTTAAACAATGTGTTTAAACGCAGTATGGGATTGCTGGAACTGAGGGTATGTCTAATCTATTGA